Genomic DNA from Lactuca sativa cultivar Salinas chromosome 8, Lsat_Salinas_v11, whole genome shotgun sequence:
AACTCTAATTACAACATTTTTTAATATTGTAACTCAAATTTAAGTTTGAATATCCATAATTCTATATTTGTTGTAGAAAATGAAGTGAAGTCGGAAAACAACAGTTAATCTATGATTCAAAGTTAAGTGTATCCAACTTAACCGATATGACAAAATTAATCCATTTAAAtagtctgatatatatatatatatatatatatatatatatatatatatatatatatatatatatatatatatatatatatatatatatatatatatatatatatatatatatatatatatataattaactttttATGATAATAAAAATATGTAAATTAACATCATTTTTAAGTTATTTTATGAATttgaaatataaaaataaaactatagtcatttaagaatatatatatatatatatatatatatatatatatatatatatatatatatatatatatatagagagagagagagagagagagagaggggttcaggtatttaaagtaattattatattgttttataaataaatataggTCAATCATTTCAAAAGGGTAAAATATGTAATCATACATttaattaattatggtaaatatataaatcaatTTAAATCCCTTTAATTTAGGAATATCAGTTTTAAAACCCAAATTCTAGTATATATCCTCACGTCCGCATCTTCCCTTTTCTCTTATATTCATCGTCGCCCGCAACTTTTTCCTTCTCATCTCCCTCTCGTACACACTCCACTTCCGGTCGATCAAGCACACACACGACGACATATTCTGGAATGTGCATCCAAACACGAGCAGAAACACTCGTACTCACGTGAAACACAACGCGATAGCCAATATATTTCTTCTTCCAATCGCTCATTGCCACAGTTACAATCGGCGGCCTTCGTCTTCGATGCTCGTTGAAGCGGTGACGTTGGTTAGGCATTGGTAGTTCACAACAGCCATAAAAACATGGTGGTGACTGAGCGGTTCACGGCAGTTAGCCACCACGAAAGGGATGGTGGCGTGACAACCCTAGACTTCTTGCATCTGACTAGCTCGCTCTCTTTTAGACGTAGGAGGGGGTGGCTCCGATGATTTCTGGCTCTAATGGTAGATAGGAGGTGGCAGGTGAAGGATGGGGTATAAGTGACGGTTGTAGCACCCTCCTAGGGTTAGGGTTCTTATTGCGGCAAGTGTAGCACCCTCTCATCCGAAATTGAAAGTTGTTTTGATGCACACCAAGCGCTCGCTAAAATGCTTCAACTGAATGGTATTTCTTCGTTTATAGTATTCTATCATAAAAGAATGTTTTTTTGATAATCATGAACATATTCTGTTATAATTCCccgaattaatataattattggtaaatgaattccaattctatcagaatagaatcacgaattccaattatgTTTGAATGGAATATGGATATTTTCTCACTAATTTATTATTGGATTTGTTTCTAcaaaagttgatgcttgaagaacagaCCGTGAAATTTGTACGACGCctcttagcaacattattcttttagaatgtagtagtgtctttgttagattttaatgtttttttccagatttgaaagtttttttttatttttattgtgtaacaataaatgtaaatcttagcaattgttacatgtattctataagaagtaatgtaatttatgttttaattattcaattgatggttcgagattgttattctacaagaaatttTTTAAATGATGATCAAGAAAcatgttcaagaatatttttattattttatggttcaaattttttttatttttgaacatactcaaacatattttgtcagaatgtccgaattaaaaaccttataattcgtaaaatcggatttttaaaattaatagaatatatgatcctttaaaATATGCACATTTTCTTTATTAAatatgttaattgactaaaatacccttctagttaaattagatggtatttttcaattatatttaatttaataatatgtattaatcactttcttaaaataagtaacatgattgacccacatttatgcatacatttacacaataattactttgaatataactagattatgaccccgCATATAACGCGgggaacatataaaaatatacatgtaaatgtataaaaaagttggcactataaaaaaataaagtaacataaacAGACTTAGCATTACTGCTaacatttaaatgttttaaaaaaaaacaaagaaacacttGAATATCTATAAAAgttgaaggacctctttgtaaacataactttttgttttattagttggacaACCTTCCTCGTAATATATGAGACCTTCAATCCCTTTTCACTTGTGACGCGAGAAACAAAAAATATACAACTGAAAATGAGTGAAGACAAGCTTAtgcaagtataatccaacatttgataattattgtCATTGACTTTTGTTAGTGGCCATAACAAAATAAACTACTATAGGGAATTGTCTCCGCTAAAAACAGAATGAGATTCTTTCATTAGACGGAGTTAAATTCATGCAAGGTATATAAATAGTCTCCATAAAGAATCTATCATATATGATTCAGGCTTCAATGACGTTTCTTCCAAGCCTAACAATCTATAATCTAGTACAATTGCATAGTCCTTTGGTTTGGTCGATATTACAAAGTAATATGACTGGAACACCTATTTTTAGTCTAAGTTTATGGTTGAAAATTCTAGATGTCTCAAAATCATTCAACACAACTGAAGAGTAAATTGATTCCTCAAAAAAACTTGGTAACTCTGTATCACGTAAAGAATTTGAACTCATATGTTTTCCCTTCATCTTTCATCAATCCTAGAATGTAGTCATTGGTAGCATCAAATTCTTCATTTGTAGGGACCAAAATAGTTTTATCTTGAAAATATGATTAATCATCAAGATGATTTTCAAAGGATAGGTAAATGATGGATACAGTTTGAActcataagttatatatatatatatatatatatatatatatatatatatatacacacacacacacaaaataaaataatatattgttatcattctacttttttttttgcaaatttcaaTACTAATAACAAATTTTCCCTAGAAAATTGTCAtattaatgacctactaattaacaattaaatttatatattatataaatggTTCACATGTGAACAAAAGCACACAAATGGTccatatttgaaatgtttttcttacataaatggtctattacgtgaaagaaaatgaaaatgtactttccattaataaaatgttttcaaaaaaatccTATTAATTAGCTCTAATGTAGAAAAAAATTTGTTCTAGATTAGCCAAAAAGAATGGAAAACTCATTTTTTGAAACTACGATGCTATTAATGAACTTTTTTGCAAAGTTTAATGCTATTAATGATTTTTATTCCAGAAAACAATCGTTTAAATGAGCTtcaatatacaaaaaaatatagctttccatatcaactaaaaataatccaaaaaagtcattttttaagAGTATGATGCTAaatatgaacttttttttttcaaagtttaatattaaaagcaaaaaaaaatttccaaaaagggtcttaatataagtttaaaagaacaTATTGTAAAATATTTATCGATCTACATGAGCAAGAATTAAACGTTTCCATCAATACCCAATAAAGTATATAAATCATGCCTCCTTCTGTAATGAATTCCAACGCCCCACAATTTGGAATCCCCTCAGTCGCAACATTCCATAACTCAAACTACATCCGATAATCAATATGAAGAGAAGctgcaataaaaaataatatttgtcaTCATCTTATACAAATATTAGAGATTATTGGGGTATTAGATACTGTAATAACTtgcaattaaatataattttcaaataaaacttaGTATGAGAAACTAACCAATGTGATCAAGGGTCAAAGAAGGCATTAtaactaaaatataaacaaaGAACTATTAGGGATGAAACATGAAACTTTAAAGagaaacatacaaatttaaatcgTGAAGGATAACAAAAATCGACAAGTATATTTTTTAAGTAATTTAAACCGGGCGGCAAGTTTATCCCAATATTGTTCCCttaagcatttcatcgaacaggtAGTAGACAGGTAGACTAAACAAAATTTCCAAGTATCCAAATCAATGTCTCAAATCCTaacacatcaaaaaaaaaaaaaaaccgaaaaaaaaacaaatttgtgATTTTAACAACCAAAAGTACAGGATATGACATACATTGTGTATGAGTCTATCATTTATAATTTGATTGCTCAACTTATTGAACAATTCTTCAAAAGTATGAAAAAAATGGGGAATCCCATAGAAAGATCCGATTCAAATTTCTAAATAACACAACTGTGACAATTAATTCTCATACCACAAAATTTGACaccctcataacataaaaatcaaaatatattttacttATGTTCACAAGAACCCAGATGAATTCGACCATTTCTGTTGTTTGTCAACTCCAATTTCGACCTacaagaaatctaaaaaaaaaatcaagcaaCTTGGGTAACAATCATTTTAATGTTGTCACAACTTTAGAATAAATATCGATAAATAGTACAAATATTAGTTATCAAAAAATAAGCATATATGAGATGACTAAAAAGTTGTCAAGTGGAATTTGAGTTACTTGTTTTCTTACCTTTATCTGATGTATTTATAATTGCAGTCGTTCGACTACAAATCTAAATCGTTAAgtaaaaatcaaaacaacatGTTTTCCTCCATTTTCTTCTCCACTACAAAACTTAAGTTAGATATATTATGTAAAGAATTGAGGGAGGCAgggtatttttgtattttatattttatgagctttaattgtcattaatagaattcctaatttaattcattttatttttggtaaGATTTAAGTGTCATTAATGGATTCTAATTTAAAACGTAATATACGTTTTATAAAATCTAttgacaaaaataaatgagttgacaaagatgatgtcatcaaataATCCAAAGGTAGAAAATATATGATTGAAATGTAATCAATGGTCCTGATTTCTTCAGTTTAGAATTAAAGgttatattttaataatatttagagataacctaagcctatatatatatatatatatatatatatatatatatatatatatatatatatatatatatatatatatatatatatatatatatatatatataatgttgttAGAAgtctatttgttttttttttaattttattgacaacaattttattttttataacaaaTATAGAGTAAGATCTATAAATAGAATGAGGATGAACATGTTCCTATACCACGTAAGCAAATTTAATAGCTTGCGTATTCAACACGGTTGAAAGTCTTTCggttttcattttattttctttataagaccgggttttttttttttttttttttttttttatattcacTAAATTACAATAAATTCATGGGTCATAAATCAAAATGCACATTGATGATCAACAACATACATATTGACAACTTTATTTCGGTGTTTACCTAAAATAGAACAAAATAATAAAACATACGTCAGcaatttttatataaattgaaaAGACCATTTGATATCATGTTTTAAAATGTGTATTTTTAGATATATTTGTCAtccaatttatgtttttaaatgcaATCTAAATatgaattgataaaaaaaaaaaactttataaacaaataaatgaaagtttcaATGGTTTTACACAACACTGTTTTGGTAATGCTCAATTGAGTATCATTTTTTGCCTGTTACCAACTATTACTATTAcatgtttttggtgattttgatttttatacACATGTTTCTTCATCTTCATGTTGTTTTCTAATTTGACcaattattaaatatttttattaaattgtgTCATATGTGAGCATTACTTCATTTTCGTTTCATTCTTAAAAAATCCAAGAAATTATCACATTTCATTTCATCtcactttttatttttatatttaaaatactatattttatacaaatataaaatattatatttttattaggGAATTAAAACCCATAAatcttaatatatttttataatttttaatatatatacaaTTTAATAAAAACCAAAAAAGTAAAAAATGTTGCTGACCAGAtcatagaaagaaaaaaaaaatggtatTTTACACCGTGAAAGATAAATATACCGTACGGCCTCATAGGTTTATACAACCTCACACTTAGATTAAAAAAAATCGTTTTGTTTTATGTCATATGCACGTATACTATTATTATACATAAACAATTGATACTCTTTTTTGTTTCCAATACAAGCCAAGGATAagttacaaaaatggtccttgtaaaATTTTAATTGACTGTGTTTAGTCTAATTTTTGAAATATATTCCAATGTTGGTCTTTGTTTCAatgtttttatttggattttaaCCTTGAAATAAGACCAAAGTTGATATGAAACCATGACATAAGAACAAAATTAGGTTGCCCCATGAACCAAAGATGATATGGAACTTTGAAATGAGAACTCAAattgaatttttattttttttattttgaagtatatatgataaaaaaaaaaaaataataagcatatcaacaattttgtaatttactctaaacctAATAATTCATCTAAAATATTCATAATTTTCCTATATTTTGAATTACTTTATTATACATCctttgtttaaaaatataatattaaagtaAAGATGCATTTCACATGAGTATTGACTAGTCATCTATTAAGCAAatgaataattattttttattattactatattaaatatttaaattatgatagataataataataataaataataataatcataataacaaGAAAACGTAACATGAATGGATGGTATCTAACTGAATAATACCCGAAAAGTATTCTTCCTTTCCTATAAATTATGTCAAATGTTAACAGATCATATtacttttaaaaacatataatttttAAAGAAGGAATGTATATTTTAAGGATGTATATAAATGGATATTGCAACATGAACAATGTGAATTTCAAATAACGTAATGTATATTAAGGATGCATTATAGATGCATTTTGCAAACATGAACAATGTGAATTCTTTTGCAAATAGTCACAGGTTTACCTTTTACAACCTCATACTTCGCacaaaaaaccaaaaacattTTGTTTTATGTCATATGCACATACTACATAAAACAACAAATATTCTTTCTAGTCTCCTAAATAAAATCTAATATTCCATTTAAAATTTGTTTTATAATTGATTCAATTGAATCATttccaataaaaaaaaaaaacttattatatACTAGATGAACaaatttttttcaattatattatCAAACAGTCTTGATCTAACCGATTCAGACAGAATTTCTTATAATATCCAATAATAAATGTATCAAACAACCACTAAATCTTTTACAATTTTCCTATATTAATTAATTGAATACTTTTGCAGTTTTGTATATAGTATACTAGATTAAATTCACACTAAAAAATTATTTAACAAGAAACCTAACAAGAATATATGGTGTGTAACTAAATGATACCCGAAAGATCTCTTGAATTGAATAAGAAGTTAAGTTAAGCTATTGATTATGACCACTTCACATTTCCCAAGTTGATTGAATGAAACtaatttttcctttctttctgtCACAAAATCTGCATGACTTCTCCCCCCTTCCCCTTTCCCCCCTCAGACTTTTTCTCTCCTTGACAATTGAACCATTAACAACAAAAGACTCTCTCTCTTCTCCCCCACCCCCCCTATCCCTACCCTCAACCCCACTATTTTTAGTCCATTTGATTACCTAAGCATAATCCACTCTtcaccaaatctccttttgaccCCTTTTTATccatctatctatatatatacacacattatATACATACACATGTCTTGTAACTATACCTTTCAccttctcttttctctctcatcacACAAAAGATCCTTTCAACTTATTACTCTCGCATTCATCCTCTTTCGGTTTTCAACTTTTAAACCACATCTACCAATGCAAGAAGAAAGAAACTTAATTGCCCATTTAAGAGGGAACTAAACCACTGCCACTTAAAAGCCTTTTTAGAGAGAGACAGAAAAAAGAGGATTCTAGTGAGAGAAAGTCATGCTTCTGTTCTGATgttacaaacaaacaaacaaaagagCATGACCCTTCTACCTTCGTAGCTTTTCTAACCTACCTTTTTTCCTCTCTTCCATTCCCTCAGAAAAATTAAAGAAACACCAGATTCAAACAGTCAAAGATTGGATCTTTTTTGGAGGTTTTTTGTAATTATGGCTGTCCATGCACAGTGCTACTCTGATCTTTATCAGAATAATAACATGGGCTTCGCTAATTTACCCCAGGATTGGGTTCTCATGACTGGTTCCTCTGTTTTTGGAATTGGGGATGAAAACAGAGCTTCCTGTCCATACGAACAACAACAAGATCAAAGGTTTCTTGAGCCTCAAAAGATTATGAATTCCGCTTCTGATTATCATAATCTTGTTCTATCTTCTTCAAATTCGAGAAGAAACGGGATGATTGGGTTTCAAAATTTGTCTTCTGAGCTTGAGAGACAAAGGTTAGAGATGGACTGTTTTCTTCATTTTCAGGTGAAATTCCTTTCtccctttttttgttttttgttatcTCTTCATTTTCGGAGCATTTCGTTTTGTTGTTGGTTTTCTTAAAagtttttaatgttatttttttcGAAATAAATGGCCTGCGTttataattttgactttttggtgATTTCTTCAAGCAGAATGAGAAATTAAAAGCCGTGTTGAATGAGGAAACAAGAAGAAGAGAGGTGATCATGATGCAAGGTTACGAATCAAAGATGAAGGCGATAATGGAGGCAAAAGAACAAATCTTAAACACCGCAACAAACAGAACAATAGAGCTTCAAAACTGTTTACTAATGGCGGAAAAAGAAGCGAAAGATTGGGAGAAAAAAGCCATTGAAAACGAAGCCATGGTTACTGACCTCAACAGAAAGCTATACCAAGCTAGAGAAAGAAACCATGAAGATGCAGAATCAGTCTGTAATGGAGGTGGTGATCATGATcacgatgatgaagatgatgatgacgatgagagagaaacaagagagaagaaAATGGTATGCAAGGTCTGTCACGTGAGAAGCTCGTGCATCCTATTGTTACCTTGCAGGCATCTGTGTTGTTGCAGGGGTTGCGAAGGTCTACTGATGTTTTGTCCTGTTTGTGAAACTGTTAAAAATGGAAGATTGGAGGTTTTCTTTGGTCTAAATTgaggggggtaaaatggtcagaaaaaaaagttaaaaaaataggGTTGGATGTGTTTCTTTTTATGGGGTCTTTGTTATGAAAAAGATCTTTTTGGCAGTAGTTTTAGTGGCAAAGATCCAAAAGTGTTGTGGGTACGATGGGAAACGTATAAAAAGATGGCCTTTGTAAAGAATCTTCATTGTTTCAGTTTCACCCCTTTACTTTTATGATATTTACTTTTAAGTCCATTGTGTTTTAACCtatatgtttttatgtttatATCGGTATTAGAACAAAATGTTATGTGATAACAATTATTGTATAATTTAGTATACGGTTTTTGTCAGAAAAAAACTGAAGAtaagcttttttttttctttgcatGTTTAAAGCATTCACAAAAGGGAAAAAAAGGTTCAAACAAAAAAATTCGTAAAGATTATTTACTTTTAtctaataatataaattaataaaatgtaATTAATATGACAAGAAATCAAAATTCGTAAAGATTATTTACTTTTAtctaataatataaattaataaaatgtaATTAATATGACAAGAAATCTCACTAGTAGAGAGCAAAAAGTTTTGAAATGAAAAgccttttaaaatatattttttttgtattatttatttgaATGAAAAAGCTTTTCTAATTGGGTTACTCTACTTACATCTGATTTCTATACTTACATTGATTTCTATGATAACTTCTATCATAAAAAAACTAAATGTAAGACTTATATGttatatgagtttatttaaaaataaaataaatatgaacttttaacaatttgaaattttttaatttgtaagaaaaatgataaattttttgaattattaaaattagtaaggctttaatgtattgaatacattacatatatacacCATTTTtaataactaccttaaatatatattatcttacatattgaatgtgaaattttaatttaataaaataaaaaatacaataaaatgataagtggaaaatagaaattttaaaaattatacaaaatgtcatgtgtccaaataaatgagaaaaaaactcttcatttattagagtagatactAAGAAAACACCAAAAAAATTTAGCTTTCTAATACATTACaagatttaattatataaaaaaggtGTTGATTTCATGATTCCTATAAGGATattaaatgacaaaaaaaaaaaacataaatatgttAAAACTTTGTAAGGCgcaaaaggaaagaaatctcaTAATTTTACAAAATAATCTTTTTTAATAACATAATAAGATAACATATATGTAAACCGAAAACCTTAAAATATTGagaaaaaaaatgttatattCGTTTCCTCAAACAGAATTGAGAAGTTATTTGGAATGTATTTTATACAAAAGTGATTTTATAACTTCATATCTAAAACTTGTtatgattaaatataattttttgattaaaaataCCACTATAATATAACGAATCATTTTACTTCATTATGATTATGCTGAATTATAACAGCaaagttaaaagttaaaacttAAAAAGGGAGAACTAACCAATTAGATCAAAAAAGGTAAtttgtgtttctttttttttttaattatgtgaGAGAAAAAATATAGGGTGTGTGTAAAATGGGGGTAGCGTAGATTGAATAGTTTTTCCTGAAATGGTTTTGATGGTGTTTTTGTAAAGAGAACTTGATATTTGATTTGATGGTTGTGGGTATGGGAAAATGGAGATTTGATTTGTACAGGAAAAAGGCCCCCAAAATACTGGCTTTTAACTGacaattataataatataaaatttctttttcattgtaATGTTCTGCATGAGAAGACAAATACTATACTATATACTTTACTTTCTTTCTTCTGttgagatttttttttcattactaGCCCTCTGCTTCTGCCGCACTCATCACTCGTACTCCTTCACTGCACCAAAAAGTTGTACTTATCCTTACACCTTACACTCCCCCAGTCCCCTCTAAACATACTTTCCATGTCTCATTCATGTTATCCAAAAGCATCTTCACACTAACAACACTAAGTTTTTTTTGTCGTatcttttagagtaaattacaggtGGTTGCAACAAATTTGTACATAGTCCAATTTTTAAAAAATGTATGTGATCATATTTAGACATAGTAAAAAAAACCAGTTAAACCGATCCTTAAAATAGATCTACGAACTCAAGGTATGCCCAAATTTTGACTGATTTTAGATACAACTGCAAAAAATGGTTCGTATGGTATATGACTTTTTCGATAACAGATCCTAACCTTTCAAAAATTAGATGAGTGATCATTTTAATTATCTTTCTATGTGAATATGGTCCCCCGAGATAATTTCCATTATTTCGTTGCCGTTAACTCCCTCACCTGCCCTCATGTGAGACAAATCTATCATTTTCTATTtgggggaccatttttgcaaagtAAAAATAGTTTCATCCTTTAAATACTTGCCTCCATGGTGATGATCATTCCTAACTTCATTAttctcctctttcttcttcttgggCTCTACAATATGCAATGGTGCTTTGTTTTTTGGAAAGTTTGTAGTTATGAAAACATCATGGACATCACTGAATCATGAATGGTTATTTTATGCTTGCCCTCTCAAGGAATATGTTTGTGGGTTGACTCGCCTATGTGTGTTAGGGCTAAAGTCATCATACCTCGACTGCTAAGAAGTATGAATACGTTGGAGGCATAGTACAATCAACTGGTAAGAAGTATCAACACATTGGAGGCATAGTGCAATGCATTGAAGGATGAAGCTTTCAAGATGAAAATGCATTTATTTGCAAGTTGGATCATGTTTGTGATTGTTTTTATATCGTCTGTGTAGGGGTTCTGGTTATAAAATGGGGGTTTTGTTTAACAagtgtaacgtcctaaaaattaagaccaaaaattttgatttttatattaataaaaccgtTATCCATAATAATATCATAAAATCATAGTGAAATCAGGGTATTAACATCCAAGTACAATCATAGTCATATAAAACGTGGAACAACATGGTGTTTGCACTGCAATCATCATGAGTTCTTCCCCTtcgaaccaaaagtacctgaaatataaactaaaaaccgtaagcacaaagtttagtgagttccccaagataccacataccatacatatcagacATATAATGGGCTATGCC
This window encodes:
- the LOC111914286 gene encoding probable BOI-related E3 ubiquitin-protein ligase 2 encodes the protein MAVHAQCYSDLYQNNNMGFANLPQDWVLMTGSSVFGIGDENRASCPYEQQQDQRFLEPQKIMNSASDYHNLVLSSSNSRRNGMIGFQNLSSELERQRLEMDCFLHFQNEKLKAVLNEETRRREVIMMQGYESKMKAIMEAKEQILNTATNRTIELQNCLLMAEKEAKDWEKKAIENEAMVTDLNRKLYQARERNHEDAESVCNGGGDHDHDDEDDDDDERETREKKMVCKVCHVRSSCILLLPCRHLCCCRGCEGLLMFCPVCETVKNGRLEVFFGLN